A part of Capsicum annuum cultivar UCD-10X-F1 chromosome 6, UCD10Xv1.1, whole genome shotgun sequence genomic DNA contains:
- the LOC107875326 gene encoding probable pectate lyase 8 isoform X3, with protein MAAALRSSCFCFVPLLIVLILFINTSADNRFSRNDEPTHEHAVDDPAAISSMVNMSIRNSTERRKLGYFSCMTGNPIDDCWRCDRKWQRNRRRLADCSIGFGRNAIGGRDGRFYVVTDAGDDDPVNPRPGTLRHAVIQDEPLWIVFKRSMLITLKQELIMNSFKTIDARGVNVHIAYGACITIQFVTNIIIHGLHIHDCKPTGNAMVRSSPSHYGWRTMADGDAISIFGSSHIWVDHNSLSNCADGLVDAIMGSTAITISNNYFTHHNEVILLGHSDSYVRDKVMQVTIAFNHFGEGLIQRMPRCRHGYFHVVNNDYTHWEMYAIGGSADPTINSQGNRYLAPVNPFAKEVTKRVEPWEGSWRHWNWRSEGDLMLNGAYFTASGRAAPASYARASSLAAKSSSMVGTITSSAGALY; from the exons ATGGCGGCTGCTTTGAGATCATCATGTTTCTGTTTTGTTCCATTGCTTATTGTTTTGATACTATTCATCAATACGTCTGCCGATAACAG GTTCAGTCGGAACGATGAACCCACGCATGAACATGCAGTAGATGATCCAGCTGCCATTTCTTCCATGGTGAATAT GAGCATTAGAAATAGCACAGAGAGGAGGAAACTGGGCTACTTCTCATGTATGACGGGAAATCCTATTGATGATTGTTGGCGATGCGATCGCAAATGGCAACGTAATCGCAGACGCTTAGCCGACTGTTCAATTGGCTTTGGACGCAATGCCATTGGTGGCCGAGATGGCAG GTTTTATGTTGTGACCGACGCAGGTGACGACGACCCTGTAAATCCCCGACCTGGAACACTTCGTCATGCTGTAATTCAAGATGAACCATTGTGGATAGTGTTTAAACGTAGCATGCTCATCACCCTTAAGCAAGAATTGATCATGAACAGTTTCAAGACAATTGATGCTCGTGGTGTGAACGTGCATATCGCGTATGGGGCTTGTATTACTATCCAGTTTGTTACTAATATCATCATTCATGGTCTTCATATTCATGATTGTAAACCAACTGGTAATGCCATGGTTCGAAGCTCACCATCACATTATGGTTGGAGGACTATGGCTGATGGTGACGCCATTTCCATTTTTGGTTCGAGCCATATTTGGGTCGATCACAACTCTCTCTCTAATTGTGCTGATGGTCTTGTTGATGCTATCATGGGTTCAACTGCAATTACCATCTCAAACAATTACTTCACCCATCACAATGAG GTGATTTTATTGGGGCACAGTGACTCCTATGTCAGAGATAAGGTTATGCAGGTAACTATAGCTTTCAACCATTTTGGGGAGGGTCTCATCCAGAGAATGCCAAG ATGTAGGCATGGTTATTTCCATGTGGTGAACAATGactacacacactgggagatgTATGCCATTGGTGGTAGTGCTGATCCTACAATTAACAGCCAGGGCAACAGATACCTTGCACCAGTGAATCCTTTTGCCAAAGAG GTGACGAAAAGAGTGGAACCATGGGAAGGATCATGGAGGCACTGGAACTGGAGATCAGAGGGAGACCTTATGTTGAATGGAGCATATTTTACAGCATCTGGGCGTGCTGCTCCAGCCAGCTATGCAAGAGCCTCGAGCTTAGCTGCTAAATCATCTTCCATGGTGGGAACTATTACCTCGAGCGCCGGTGCACTTTATTGA
- the LOC107875326 gene encoding probable pectate lyase 8 isoform X1 produces MAAALRSSCFCFVPLLIVLILFINTSADNSIEEAKQFQGLRNSTMMNRFSRNDEPTHEHAVDDPAAISSMVNMSIRNSTERRKLGYFSCMTGNPIDDCWRCDRKWQRNRRRLADCSIGFGRNAIGGRDGRFYVVTDAGDDDPVNPRPGTLRHAVIQDEPLWIVFKRSMLITLKQELIMNSFKTIDARGVNVHIAYGACITIQFVTNIIIHGLHIHDCKPTGNAMVRSSPSHYGWRTMADGDAISIFGSSHIWVDHNSLSNCADGLVDAIMGSTAITISNNYFTHHNEVILLGHSDSYVRDKVMQVTIAFNHFGEGLIQRMPRCRHGYFHVVNNDYTHWEMYAIGGSADPTINSQGNRYLAPVNPFAKEVTKRVEPWEGSWRHWNWRSEGDLMLNGAYFTASGRAAPASYARASSLAAKSSSMVGTITSSAGALY; encoded by the exons ATGGCGGCTGCTTTGAGATCATCATGTTTCTGTTTTGTTCCATTGCTTATTGTTTTGATACTATTCATCAATACGTCTGCCGATAACAG TATTGAAGAAGCAAAGCAGTTTCAGGGGTTAAGGAATTCGACTATGATGAACAG GTTCAGTCGGAACGATGAACCCACGCATGAACATGCAGTAGATGATCCAGCTGCCATTTCTTCCATGGTGAATAT GAGCATTAGAAATAGCACAGAGAGGAGGAAACTGGGCTACTTCTCATGTATGACGGGAAATCCTATTGATGATTGTTGGCGATGCGATCGCAAATGGCAACGTAATCGCAGACGCTTAGCCGACTGTTCAATTGGCTTTGGACGCAATGCCATTGGTGGCCGAGATGGCAG GTTTTATGTTGTGACCGACGCAGGTGACGACGACCCTGTAAATCCCCGACCTGGAACACTTCGTCATGCTGTAATTCAAGATGAACCATTGTGGATAGTGTTTAAACGTAGCATGCTCATCACCCTTAAGCAAGAATTGATCATGAACAGTTTCAAGACAATTGATGCTCGTGGTGTGAACGTGCATATCGCGTATGGGGCTTGTATTACTATCCAGTTTGTTACTAATATCATCATTCATGGTCTTCATATTCATGATTGTAAACCAACTGGTAATGCCATGGTTCGAAGCTCACCATCACATTATGGTTGGAGGACTATGGCTGATGGTGACGCCATTTCCATTTTTGGTTCGAGCCATATTTGGGTCGATCACAACTCTCTCTCTAATTGTGCTGATGGTCTTGTTGATGCTATCATGGGTTCAACTGCAATTACCATCTCAAACAATTACTTCACCCATCACAATGAG GTGATTTTATTGGGGCACAGTGACTCCTATGTCAGAGATAAGGTTATGCAGGTAACTATAGCTTTCAACCATTTTGGGGAGGGTCTCATCCAGAGAATGCCAAG ATGTAGGCATGGTTATTTCCATGTGGTGAACAATGactacacacactgggagatgTATGCCATTGGTGGTAGTGCTGATCCTACAATTAACAGCCAGGGCAACAGATACCTTGCACCAGTGAATCCTTTTGCCAAAGAG GTGACGAAAAGAGTGGAACCATGGGAAGGATCATGGAGGCACTGGAACTGGAGATCAGAGGGAGACCTTATGTTGAATGGAGCATATTTTACAGCATCTGGGCGTGCTGCTCCAGCCAGCTATGCAAGAGCCTCGAGCTTAGCTGCTAAATCATCTTCCATGGTGGGAACTATTACCTCGAGCGCCGGTGCACTTTATTGA
- the LOC107875326 gene encoding probable pectate lyase 8 isoform X2 gives MAAALRSSCFCFVPLLIVLILFINTSADNSIEEAKQFQGLRNSTMMNSRNDEPTHEHAVDDPAAISSMVNMSIRNSTERRKLGYFSCMTGNPIDDCWRCDRKWQRNRRRLADCSIGFGRNAIGGRDGRFYVVTDAGDDDPVNPRPGTLRHAVIQDEPLWIVFKRSMLITLKQELIMNSFKTIDARGVNVHIAYGACITIQFVTNIIIHGLHIHDCKPTGNAMVRSSPSHYGWRTMADGDAISIFGSSHIWVDHNSLSNCADGLVDAIMGSTAITISNNYFTHHNEVILLGHSDSYVRDKVMQVTIAFNHFGEGLIQRMPRCRHGYFHVVNNDYTHWEMYAIGGSADPTINSQGNRYLAPVNPFAKEVTKRVEPWEGSWRHWNWRSEGDLMLNGAYFTASGRAAPASYARASSLAAKSSSMVGTITSSAGALY, from the exons ATGGCGGCTGCTTTGAGATCATCATGTTTCTGTTTTGTTCCATTGCTTATTGTTTTGATACTATTCATCAATACGTCTGCCGATAACAG TATTGAAGAAGCAAAGCAGTTTCAGGGGTTAAGGAATTCGACTATGATGAACAG TCGGAACGATGAACCCACGCATGAACATGCAGTAGATGATCCAGCTGCCATTTCTTCCATGGTGAATAT GAGCATTAGAAATAGCACAGAGAGGAGGAAACTGGGCTACTTCTCATGTATGACGGGAAATCCTATTGATGATTGTTGGCGATGCGATCGCAAATGGCAACGTAATCGCAGACGCTTAGCCGACTGTTCAATTGGCTTTGGACGCAATGCCATTGGTGGCCGAGATGGCAG GTTTTATGTTGTGACCGACGCAGGTGACGACGACCCTGTAAATCCCCGACCTGGAACACTTCGTCATGCTGTAATTCAAGATGAACCATTGTGGATAGTGTTTAAACGTAGCATGCTCATCACCCTTAAGCAAGAATTGATCATGAACAGTTTCAAGACAATTGATGCTCGTGGTGTGAACGTGCATATCGCGTATGGGGCTTGTATTACTATCCAGTTTGTTACTAATATCATCATTCATGGTCTTCATATTCATGATTGTAAACCAACTGGTAATGCCATGGTTCGAAGCTCACCATCACATTATGGTTGGAGGACTATGGCTGATGGTGACGCCATTTCCATTTTTGGTTCGAGCCATATTTGGGTCGATCACAACTCTCTCTCTAATTGTGCTGATGGTCTTGTTGATGCTATCATGGGTTCAACTGCAATTACCATCTCAAACAATTACTTCACCCATCACAATGAG GTGATTTTATTGGGGCACAGTGACTCCTATGTCAGAGATAAGGTTATGCAGGTAACTATAGCTTTCAACCATTTTGGGGAGGGTCTCATCCAGAGAATGCCAAG ATGTAGGCATGGTTATTTCCATGTGGTGAACAATGactacacacactgggagatgTATGCCATTGGTGGTAGTGCTGATCCTACAATTAACAGCCAGGGCAACAGATACCTTGCACCAGTGAATCCTTTTGCCAAAGAG GTGACGAAAAGAGTGGAACCATGGGAAGGATCATGGAGGCACTGGAACTGGAGATCAGAGGGAGACCTTATGTTGAATGGAGCATATTTTACAGCATCTGGGCGTGCTGCTCCAGCCAGCTATGCAAGAGCCTCGAGCTTAGCTGCTAAATCATCTTCCATGGTGGGAACTATTACCTCGAGCGCCGGTGCACTTTATTGA